A window from Cydia strobilella chromosome 9, ilCydStro3.1, whole genome shotgun sequence encodes these proteins:
- the LOC134744036 gene encoding uncharacterized protein LOC134744036 isoform X3, whose protein sequence is MLAWQMLCERYNNPKRLVTNHMRALFDVEPVPSTPSGLRGLCDNISKHLRSLRSLNVPTENWDLAIIHMLVKKLDSRLQSKWENSVDLRKLPSLQDFKTFLKNRADRLEATSPAVPSDAPSTSKKAMVTTSEPIKVTSKQFKCNQCPYCSSTHYINQCPKFSALNVIARIRAVNKLRLCFNCLSGTHVLTNCRASTCRVCKGKHHTLLHKPNTNTHVGSNPVPTRLPISTLIDEQPSSSQIETTLSNNTLIEKQINNARNRSVFLTTAQVLVRDKHNNVHKMKAFLDNGSQENFITENAAKKLQLNKEQLALNVIGFNEKVSSLLESCDVTLHSLDGTFTTNLSCFITPIICTTNILIPNVQRWHIPSRYKLADDEFNLAQDVDLLIGGEIFFDLLLTGKYKLGPGLPVLRRSRLGWIVTGSVQKKTESAIQCKVTVETQLKKFWEIEEGSAPNLPYDEKQCEDIFLKTHTHNSEGNFEIELPLKQPPTKLGQSRHIAYRRFKTLESKFERNPEFKDKYVNFMREFEQAGHMIQLQDNYDGPCNFLPHQAVFRDSPSTPIRIVFDCSCRTDNGISLNDIQYKGSIIQDELINILLRFRKYQYVINADIQKMYRCIYVKPNQQYLQCIFWRENTHQRLQIYMLTTLSFGLKSAPHIATRCLLQLSNENQHTFPAAAEAIANQFYMDDFIAGGDDENQVAETASQVNEILRGANFTLRKWKSNSEVIIKRVSETHTHQNTHTTEFGDKTHKVLGLAWSSDSDELMYTIKENQISHPITKRKVLGVISSIFDPLGLTGPVIVVAKIFIQKLFKAQLDWDTELTQDLIQEWNTFYRDLFLLNQLKISRCTVIPNYVTIQIHGFCDSSIKAYGAAIYIRSSDRVGNVQVHLLYSKSKISPIQPQTIPNLELCSSLLLATHVDKIKRALKCDVSGINLWSDSKITLCWIKNSNPKLTCFVSNRVTKVLSLTNKHEWSWVRSEDNPADLLSRGVAPGKLETNQLWWSGPAWLTQSPDTWPTHDSESLNHAPEAESDVNITLTLAISTESNDTIQYLFHRWSSDKTLIHVLAYILRFIYNTKNKTRTINPNNKLSGPLSVEELKKSDHALIRHAQMESFPHEYKLLQNNKPVLNKSKILSLHPFMKDGLVRVGGRIGLSHYAYEKKHPLILSHEHALTKLLMANAHIRTLHAGPQLLLSTIRERIWPTKGRMLASKIVNKCVPCFRANPKTTNPIMGNLPPSRVNPSPPFAITGIDYGGPYNIRDRTGRGYKVSKCYIAVFICFATKAIHLELITGLESANFLAALRRFIARRGKPKELDFWRRWSRDYIGTLQERTKWRSARGPSLAVDTVVLVRDERLPPCRWRLGKIVATQPGRDGVTRVAVIRTARGDIQRAFNNICPLPTSGEVI, encoded by the exons ATGCTCGCGTGGCAGATGCTTTGTGAACGTTATAATAATCCTAAACGTTTAGTCACCAACCACATGCGAGCCTTGTTCGACGTGGAACCGGTACCGTCAACTCCTTCGGGTCTAAGAGGTCTGTGCGATAATATTTCCAAACATTTGAGATCTTTGCGctcattaaatgtacctaccgaAAATTGGGATCTCGCAATTATTCACATGTTAGTTAAAAAGTTAGACAGTCGATTGCAATCAAAGTGGGAAAACAGTGTTGATTTGAGAAAATTGCCTTCGTTGCAGGATTTCAAAACCTTCCTAAAGAACCGAGCTGACCGGCTGGAAGCGACCAGCCCAGCAGTACCATCGGACGCACCCAGCACTTCCAAGAAGGCCATGGTAACCACGTCCGAACCTATCAAGGTAACCTCCAAACAGTTTAAATGTAACCAGTGTCCGTATTGTTCGAGTACGCATTATATTAATCAGTGTCCAAAGTTTAGTGCATTAAACGTTATCGCGCGCATCCGAGCCGTGAATAAATTACGATTATGCTTTAATTGTTTGTCCGGAACGCATGTCTTAACAAACTGCAGGGCCAGTACATGTCGAGTATGTAAGGGCAAGCATCATACGTTACTACACAAACCAAATACCAACACTCATGTAGGTAGTAACCCCGTACCAACGCGATTACCAATATCAACGTTAATCGACGAACAACCGAGTTCTAGTCAAATCGAGACTACCTTGTCGAATAACACTTTaatcgaaaaacaaataaacaatgcgCGAAATAGGTCAGTTTTCCTTACAACAGCCCAAGTGCTCGTTAGGGATAAGCATAACAATGTGCATAAAATGAAGGCATTTTTAGACAATGGCTCgcaagaaaatttcattaccgaaaacgcggccaaaaagttacaattaaaCAAGGAACAACTTGCCTTAAATGTCATAGGTTTCAATGAAAAAGTGTCTAGCCTTTTAGAATCGTGTGACGTAACATTGCATTCCTTAGACGGAACCTTTACAACGAATTTGTCCTGTTTTATTACGCCTATAATTTGtactaccaacattttaataccaAACGTGCAACGTTGGCACATTCCGTCGCGTTATAAATTAGCTGATGACGAGTTTAACTTAGCTCAAGATGTAGATTTGCTTATCGGTGGGGAGATATTCTTTGATTTACTTCTTACCGGTAAATACAAGCTCGGGCCCGGATTACCGGTTCTGAGACGCTCGCGATTAGGATGGATAGtcacgggttccgtacaaaaaaaaaccgagtctgccattcaatgtaaagttacagtagaaactcaattaaaaaagttttgggaAATAGAGGAGGGTTCCGCACCAAATTTACCCTATGATGAAAAACAATGTGAGGATATATTTCTGAAAACTCACACTCACAACTCTGAGGGTAATTTCGAAATAGAACTTCCATTAAAGCAGCCACCTACCAAGTTAGGTCAATCTAGGCACATAGCATATCGGAGGTTCAAAACATTAGAATCCAAGTTCGAGCGGAACCCcgaatttaaagataaatatgtgAATTTCATGCGCGAGTTCGAACAAGCTGGCCATATGATTCAATTACAAGATAATTATGATGGCCCATGTAATTTTCTACCCCACCAAGCTGTTTTTCGCGACTCCCCCTCAACCCCTATTCGAATTGTTTTCGACTGCTCATGCAGAACTGATAACGGCATTTCTTTGAATGATATCCAATACAAAGGCTCAATAATACAGGACGAACTCATAAATATACTTCTACGATTCCGAAAATACCAATATGTTATTAACGCtgacatacaaaaaatgtacagatgtatttatgttaaaccAAATCAACAATACCTACAATGCATATTTTGGCGGGAAAATACTCACCAACGACTCCAAATTTATATGCTGACCACATTAAGTTTCGGCTTAAAGTCAGCACCACATATTGCAACCAGatgtttgttacaattgtcaaACGAAAACCAACACACATTTCCAGCAGCTGCAGAGGCCATAGCGAACCAGTTCTACATGGACGATTTTATCGCCGGCGGCGACGACGAGAATCAGGTAGCTGAAACTGCATCACAGGTGAACGAGATCCTGCGGGGAGCCAACTTCACGCTGCGGAAATGGAAGTCCAATTCCGAAGTCATCATAAAACGGGTGagcgaaacacacacacaccaaaacacacacacaaccgaATTTGGAGATAAAACACATAAGGTCCTGGGTTTAGCGTGGTCTAGTGACTCAGATGAGCTTATGTATACCATTAAAgaaaaccaaatttcacacccaaTCACCAAAAGAAAGGTACTAGGGGTAATTTCGTCCATTTTCGACCCCCTAGGCTTGACGGGACCAGTAATTGTagtagccaaaatatttattcaaaaattatttaaggctCAATTAGATTGGGATACCGAATTAACACAAGACTTGATCCAAGAATGGAACACATTCTATCgagacttgtttttattaaaccaaTTGAAAATTTCGAGATGTACAGTCATACCCAATTATGTAACGATACAAATTCATGGGTTCTGTGACAGTAGTATTAAAGCCTATGGCGCTGCCATCTATATACGATCAAGCGATAGAGTAGGAAACGTACAAGTTCACCTACTttactcaaaatcaaaaataagtccaatacaaccccaaactattccaaatttggaactttgttccagtttactgctcgcgacacatgtcgacaaaataaaacgagcattaaaatgtgacgtttccggAATCAACCTGTGGTCagattcaaaaataacattatgttggataaaaaatagtaaccctaaattaacttgttttgttaGTAACAGAGTCACAAAAGTATTATCACTTACAAACAAGCACGAGTGGTCATGGGTCCGCTCGGAGGATAACCCCGCCGACCTTTTGTCCCGAGGGGTAGCACCAGGCAAGCTGGAAACCAACCAGTTATGGTGGTCTGGGCCGGCGTGGTTGACCCAAAGTCCGGACACATGGCCGACCCACGATTCTGAGTCACTAAATCATGCACCCGAGGCCGAGAGCGACGTAAACATAACTCTCACCTTGGCTATTAGCACAGAATCTAACGACACGATACAATATCTTTTCCACAGGTGGTCAAGCGATAAAACACTTATtcatgtattagcatacatacttcgatttatatataatacaaaaaataaaactcgaacaattaatccaaataataaattatcaggaCCATTGTCCgtagaagaattaaaaaaatcggatcACGCATTAATTAGACACGCACAAATGGAATCATTCCCAcacgaatataaattattgcaaaacaataaaccggttcttaacaaatcaaaaatattatctttacacCCATTCATGAAGGACGGACTCGTTCGCGTAGGCGGACGAATCGGTCTTTCGCATTatgcatatgaaaaaaaacatcctTTAATATTAAGTCACGAGCACGCGCTTACCAAACTACTGATGGCAAACGCACATATACGTACTCTGCACGCTGGCCCTCAGTTATTACTTTCAACTATTCGCGAGCGCATCTGGCCAACAAAAGGTAGGATGTTAGCctcgaaaattgtaaataaatgcgtTCCGTGTTTTAGAGCAAATCCAAAGACTACTAACCCTATAATGGGAAACTTACCCCCCTCAAGGGTAAATCCTTCCCCCCCCTTTGCTATCACAGGTATCGATTATGGAGGAccttataacattagagataggACAGGGCGTGGTTACAAGGTCTCTAAGTGCTATATAgcagtgtttatttgttttgcaacAAAGGCAATTCATCTCGAATTAATTACAGGGCTCGAGTCAGCCAATTTCCTGGCGGCGCTGCGACGATTCATCGCCAGGAGAGGTAAACCGAAGGAGTTG GACTTCTGGCGGCGCTGGTCACGTGACTACATCGGAACGCTGCAGGAACGCACGAAGTGGAGGAGCGCGCGCGGCCCAAGCCTCGCAGTCGACACCGTCGTCCTGGTACGAGACGAGCGTCTGCCGCCCTGCCGGTGGAGGCTGGGCAAGATCGTCGCGACGCAGCCGGGCCGGGATGGCGTCACCAGGGTGGCCGTCATCCGAACCGCCAGAGGGGACATCCAACGCGCGTTCAATAACATTTGTCCATTACCTACTTCGGGTGAAGtcatataa
- the LOC134744036 gene encoding uncharacterized protein LOC134744036 isoform X2 has protein sequence MVTTSEPIKVTSKQFKCNQCPYCSSTHYINQCPKFSALNVIARIRAVNKLRLCFNCLSGTHVLTNCRASTCRVCKGKHHTLLHKPNTNTHVGSNPVPTRLPISTLIDEQPSSSQIETTLSNNTLIEKQINNARNRSVFLTTAQVLVRDKHNNVHKMKAFLDNGSQENFITENAAKKLQLNKEQLALNVIGFNEKVSSLLESCDVTLHSLDGTFTTNLSCFITPIICTTNILIPNVQRWHIPSRYKLADDEFNLAQDVDLLIGGEIFFDLLLTGKYKLGPGLPVLRRSRLGWIVTGSVQKKTESAIQCKVTVETQLKKFWEIEEGSAPNLPYDEKQCEDIFLKTHTHNSEGNFEIELPLKQPPTKLGQSRHIAYRRFKTLESKFERNPEFKDKYVNFMREFEQAGHMIQLQDNYDGPCNFLPHQAVFRDSPSTPIRIVFDCSCRTDNGISLNDIQYKGSIIQDELINILLRFRKYQYVINADIQKMYRCIYVKPNQQYLQCIFWRENTHQRLQIYMLTTLSFGLKSAPHIATRCLLQLSNENQHTFPAAAEAIANQFYMDDFIAGGDDENQVAETASQVNEILRGANFTLRKWKSNSEVIIKRVSETHTHQNTHTTEFGDKTHKVLGLAWSSDSDELMYTIKENQISHPITKRKVLGVISSIFDPLGLTGPVIVVAKIFIQKLFKAQLDWDTELTQDLIQEWNTFYRDLFLLNQLKISRCTVIPNYVTIQIHGFCDSSIKAYGAAIYIRSSDRVGNVQVHLLYSKSKISPIQPQTIPNLELCSSLLLATHVDKIKRALKCDVSGINLWSDSKITLCWIKNSNPKLTCFVSNRVTKVLSLTNKHEWSWVRSEDNPADLLSRGVAPGKLETNQLWWSGPAWLTQSPDTWPTHDSESLNHAPEAESDVNITLTLAISTESNDTIQYLFHRWSSDKTLIHVLAYILRFIYNTKNKTRTINPNNKLSGPLSVEELKKSDHALIRHAQMESFPHEYKLLQNNKPVLNKSKILSLHPFMKDGLVRVGGRIGLSHYAYEKKHPLILSHEHALTKLLMANAHIRTLHAGPQLLLSTIRERIWPTKGRMLASKIVNKCVPCFRANPKTTNPIMGNLPPSRVNPSPPFAITGIDYGGPYNIRDRTGRGYKVSKCYIAVFICFATKAIHLELITGLESANFLAALRRFIARRGKPKELVSDNSTTFHGASNELKDLQKYLQDSSSELVSHCADEGIKWSFIPVYTPHMGSLWESSIKLTKYHLKRVLGLSLLTYEQFVSILYQVESMVNSRPLCPLPSSNPDYPVLTPAHFLIGKAPNSLPDEDYNHVPKNRLTHYQLLQQITQDFWRRWSRDYIGTLQERTKWRSARGPSLAVDTVVLVRDERLPPCRWRLGKIVATQPGRDGVTRVAVIRTARGDIQRAFNNICPLPTSGEVI, from the coding sequence ATGGTAACCACGTCCGAACCTATCAAGGTAACCTCCAAACAGTTTAAATGTAACCAGTGTCCGTATTGTTCGAGTACGCATTATATTAATCAGTGTCCAAAGTTTAGTGCATTAAACGTTATCGCGCGCATCCGAGCCGTGAATAAATTACGATTATGCTTTAATTGTTTGTCCGGAACGCATGTCTTAACAAACTGCAGGGCCAGTACATGTCGAGTATGTAAGGGCAAGCATCATACGTTACTACACAAACCAAATACCAACACTCATGTAGGTAGTAACCCCGTACCAACGCGATTACCAATATCAACGTTAATCGACGAACAACCGAGTTCTAGTCAAATCGAGACTACCTTGTCGAATAACACTTTaatcgaaaaacaaataaacaatgcgCGAAATAGGTCAGTTTTCCTTACAACAGCCCAAGTGCTCGTTAGGGATAAGCATAACAATGTGCATAAAATGAAGGCATTTTTAGACAATGGCTCgcaagaaaatttcattaccgaaaacgcggccaaaaagttacaattaaaCAAGGAACAACTTGCCTTAAATGTCATAGGTTTCAATGAAAAAGTGTCTAGCCTTTTAGAATCGTGTGACGTAACATTGCATTCCTTAGACGGAACCTTTACAACGAATTTGTCCTGTTTTATTACGCCTATAATTTGtactaccaacattttaataccaAACGTGCAACGTTGGCACATTCCGTCGCGTTATAAATTAGCTGATGACGAGTTTAACTTAGCTCAAGATGTAGATTTGCTTATCGGTGGGGAGATATTCTTTGATTTACTTCTTACCGGTAAATACAAGCTCGGGCCCGGATTACCGGTTCTGAGACGCTCGCGATTAGGATGGATAGtcacgggttccgtacaaaaaaaaaccgagtctgccattcaatgtaaagttacagtagaaactcaattaaaaaagttttgggaAATAGAGGAGGGTTCCGCACCAAATTTACCCTATGATGAAAAACAATGTGAGGATATATTTCTGAAAACTCACACTCACAACTCTGAGGGTAATTTCGAAATAGAACTTCCATTAAAGCAGCCACCTACCAAGTTAGGTCAATCTAGGCACATAGCATATCGGAGGTTCAAAACATTAGAATCCAAGTTCGAGCGGAACCCcgaatttaaagataaatatgtgAATTTCATGCGCGAGTTCGAACAAGCTGGCCATATGATTCAATTACAAGATAATTATGATGGCCCATGTAATTTTCTACCCCACCAAGCTGTTTTTCGCGACTCCCCCTCAACCCCTATTCGAATTGTTTTCGACTGCTCATGCAGAACTGATAACGGCATTTCTTTGAATGATATCCAATACAAAGGCTCAATAATACAGGACGAACTCATAAATATACTTCTACGATTCCGAAAATACCAATATGTTATTAACGCtgacatacaaaaaatgtacagatgtatttatgttaaaccAAATCAACAATACCTACAATGCATATTTTGGCGGGAAAATACTCACCAACGACTCCAAATTTATATGCTGACCACATTAAGTTTCGGCTTAAAGTCAGCACCACATATTGCAACCAGatgtttgttacaattgtcaaACGAAAACCAACACACATTTCCAGCAGCTGCAGAGGCCATAGCGAACCAGTTCTACATGGACGATTTTATCGCCGGCGGCGACGACGAGAATCAGGTAGCTGAAACTGCATCACAGGTGAACGAGATCCTGCGGGGAGCCAACTTCACGCTGCGGAAATGGAAGTCCAATTCCGAAGTCATCATAAAACGGGTGagcgaaacacacacacaccaaaacacacacacaaccgaATTTGGAGATAAAACACATAAGGTCCTGGGTTTAGCGTGGTCTAGTGACTCAGATGAGCTTATGTATACCATTAAAgaaaaccaaatttcacacccaaTCACCAAAAGAAAGGTACTAGGGGTAATTTCGTCCATTTTCGACCCCCTAGGCTTGACGGGACCAGTAATTGTagtagccaaaatatttattcaaaaattatttaaggctCAATTAGATTGGGATACCGAATTAACACAAGACTTGATCCAAGAATGGAACACATTCTATCgagacttgtttttattaaaccaaTTGAAAATTTCGAGATGTACAGTCATACCCAATTATGTAACGATACAAATTCATGGGTTCTGTGACAGTAGTATTAAAGCCTATGGCGCTGCCATCTATATACGATCAAGCGATAGAGTAGGAAACGTACAAGTTCACCTACTttactcaaaatcaaaaataagtccaatacaaccccaaactattccaaatttggaactttgttccagtttactgctcgcgacacatgtcgacaaaataaaacgagcattaaaatgtgacgtttccggAATCAACCTGTGGTCagattcaaaaataacattatgttggataaaaaatagtaaccctaaattaacttgttttgttaGTAACAGAGTCACAAAAGTATTATCACTTACAAACAAGCACGAGTGGTCATGGGTCCGCTCGGAGGATAACCCCGCCGACCTTTTGTCCCGAGGGGTAGCACCAGGCAAGCTGGAAACCAACCAGTTATGGTGGTCTGGGCCGGCGTGGTTGACCCAAAGTCCGGACACATGGCCGACCCACGATTCTGAGTCACTAAATCATGCACCCGAGGCCGAGAGCGACGTAAACATAACTCTCACCTTGGCTATTAGCACAGAATCTAACGACACGATACAATATCTTTTCCACAGGTGGTCAAGCGATAAAACACTTATtcatgtattagcatacatacttcgatttatatataatacaaaaaataaaactcgaacaattaatccaaataataaattatcaggaCCATTGTCCgtagaagaattaaaaaaatcggatcACGCATTAATTAGACACGCACAAATGGAATCATTCCCAcacgaatataaattattgcaaaacaataaaccggttcttaacaaatcaaaaatattatctttacacCCATTCATGAAGGACGGACTCGTTCGCGTAGGCGGACGAATCGGTCTTTCGCATTatgcatatgaaaaaaaacatcctTTAATATTAAGTCACGAGCACGCGCTTACCAAACTACTGATGGCAAACGCACATATACGTACTCTGCACGCTGGCCCTCAGTTATTACTTTCAACTATTCGCGAGCGCATCTGGCCAACAAAAGGTAGGATGTTAGCctcgaaaattgtaaataaatgcgtTCCGTGTTTTAGAGCAAATCCAAAGACTACTAACCCTATAATGGGAAACTTACCCCCCTCAAGGGTAAATCCTTCCCCCCCCTTTGCTATCACAGGTATCGATTATGGAGGAccttataacattagagataggACAGGGCGTGGTTACAAGGTCTCTAAGTGCTATATAgcagtgtttatttgttttgcaacAAAGGCAATTCATCTCGAATTAATTACAGGGCTCGAGTCAGCCAATTTCCTGGCGGCGCTGCGACGATTCATCGCCAGGAGAGGTAAACCGAAGGAGTTGGTGAGTGACAATTCAACAACCTTTCATGGGGCTAGTAACGAGctaaaagatttacaaaaatacctacaggacAGCTCGAGCGAGCTAGTATCTCATTGCGCAGACGAGGGCATAAAATGGAGTTTTATTCCTGTCTATACACCTCATATGGGGTCCCTATgggaatctagtataaaacttaccaaatatcatttaaaaagagtGTTAGGGTTATCTTTGTTAACTTACGAACAATTTGTATCAATCCTATATCAGGTAGAATCTATGGTAAATTCTAGGCCACTATGTCCCTTACCTAGTTCAAATCCTGACTATCCTGTCCTTACGCCAGCTCACTTTTTAATTGGAAAAGCACCAAATTCACTTCCGGACGAAGATTATAACCATGTACCAAAGAACCGATTAACTCACTATCAACTTTTGCAACAAATCACGCAGGACTTCTGGCGGCGCTGGTCACGTGACTACATCGGAACGCTGCAGGAACGCACGAAGTGGAGGAGCGCGCGCGGCCCAAGCCTCGCAGTCGACACCGTCGTCCTGGTACGAGACGAGCGTCTGCCGCCCTGCCGGTGGAGGCTGGGCAAGATCGTCGCGACGCAGCCGGGCCGGGATGGCGTCACCAGGGTGGCCGTCATCCGAACCGCCAGAGGGGACATCCAACGCGCGTTCAATAACATTTGTCCATTACCTACTTCGGGTGAAGtcatataa